One Scyliorhinus canicula chromosome 14, sScyCan1.1, whole genome shotgun sequence genomic region harbors:
- the rnf6 gene encoding E3 ubiquitin-protein ligase RNF6 isoform X1: MSFAGSDQLHPLSERQILVSTVDNFQIHLGPSKSNNLSQSMEDTSNTDVEVSLQVIIYNIKGSNRQSACLLVGIPSTMDPPNPANHRGNQQSPTQNMNRSEDERNRQLERLSREEAYYQFINDLSEEDYRLMRDSNLLGTPGEITAEELQQRLDGAKEQLTTQNGLGNNERERIRTQGSETPGESSNSDSLLEWLNTFRRTGNATRSGQSGNQTWRAVSRTNPNSGEFRFSLEININHEHESGIGQPLDTSALENNRNQNTENAQSQSLLNPIASRTRSRTRAQLQLANEQTNSESNFGGTLRIEEVETVEVTPPLARRNIRSETIGRTTDRQRPRRQGVNRQAGLSVAIERQIGRRRARQHSVRTIPEDWSEPVELQRDNIQTGERNRNVHRQMEQRRSSRNFHNQRSRSPLRRESVTVNSLDRPLSHQEDNLHPRQSTRRQRTMDQSTMTTEELQTVSSNPSAQSTTGGMHRQEALDEGDLNNSSGSSAAVRRHPTIMLDLQVRRIRPGENRDRDSIANRTRSRVRMAENTVTFESDSGGFRRTISRSELAGIRTYVSTIRIPLRRISETGLGEPSSIALRSILRQIMTGFGELSSLMENDSDSELNQRVQQNPSDNADSISSQINPNSNFLNPNNESTGAFTGDRSGMNESTQNESFDNAAESRETRQIRDTNSLVENGTLPILRLAHFFLLNDDDEEERQRGLTKEQIDNLLTRNYGNISAENEVSKTCSVCINEYAIGNKLRRLPCAHEFHIHCIDRWLSENSTCPICRQPILGSSN, translated from the exons CTAGTTGGAATTCCCAGCACCATGGACCCCCCTAATCCTGCCAATCACCGAGGAAATCAACAGTCTCCCACACAAAATATGAACCGTAGCGAAGATGAGCGCAACCGGCAATTGGAAAGGCTGAGCCGGGAGGAAGCATACTATCAGTTTATCAATGACCTGAGTGAGGAGGACTATCGACTTATGAGAGACAGCAACCTTTTGGGCACTCCAG GTGAAATTACAGCAGAAGAACTACAACAGCGTTTGGATGGTGCTAAGGAACAATTAACAACACAAAACGGTCTGGGCAACAATGAACGTGAACGCATTCGGACCCAAG GCTCTGAAACACCAGGAGAAAGTTCAAATAGCGATTCCCTTCTTGAGTGGCTTAACACATTTCGGCGGACAGGAAATGCCACCCGCAGTGGACAAAGTGGGAACCAGACATGGAGAGCAGTTAGTCGGACAAATCCCAACAGTGGCGAGTTTCGCTTCAGCCTAGAAATCAACATTAATCATGAGCATGAATCTGGCATTGGTCAGCCTTTGGACACATCTGCACTAGAAAATAACAGGAACCAAAATACAGAAAATGCCCAATCACAAAGTTTGTTGAATCCCATTGCTAGTCGCACAAGAAGTCGAACTCGAGCCCAACTCCAACTGGCTAATGAACAGACAAACTCTGAAAGTAATTTTGGAGGCACGTTGAGGATTGAGGAAGTTGAAACCGTGGAAGTTACTCCACCTTTAGCCCGAAGAAATATCAGAAGTGAAACTATTGGAAGAACCACAGATAGGCAGAGGCCCAGGCGGCAAGGTGTAAATCGACAAGCGGGTTTAAGTGTGGCTATTGAACGACAAATTGGTAGACGAAGAGCAAGGCAACATAGTGTTAGAACAATACCTGAAGATTGGAGTGAACCTGTAGAGTTGCAAAGGGACAACATTCAAACCGGAGAGAGAAACCGTAATGTGCACAGGCAAATGGAACAACGCAGATCTTCTCGAAATTTTCACAACCAACGAAGTCGATCGCCTTTGCGAAGAGAAAGTGTTACTGTAAATTCTTTGGACAGACCTCTATCCCACCAGGAAGATAATTTACATCCAAGACAGAGCACTAGAAGGCAACGGACAATGGACCAATCTACCATGACTACTGAGGAACTGCAAACTGTTAGTAGCAATCCTTCTGCACAGTCAACAACTGGTGGAATGCATAGACAAGAAGCTTTGGATGAAGGAGATTTAAATAATTCCAGTGGATCCTCTGCCGCTGTTCGAAGGCATCCAACTATTATGTTAGATCTTCAGGTTAGAAGGATACGTCCTGGAGAAAACAGAGATCGTGATAGTATTGCTAATAGAACTCGATCCCGTGTCCGAATGGCAGAAAATACAGTGACGTTTGAAAGTGACAGTGGTGGTTTCCGCCGTACTATCTCACGATCTGAGCTTGCAGGTATTAGGACTTATGTTAGTACTATTCGTATACCTCTACGTAGGATATCTGAAACTGGACTTGGTGAACCATCATCCATAGCCTTGAGGTCAATACTTCGTCAGATTATGACAGGATTTGGTGAACTGAGCTCTCTAATGGAGAATGATTCTGATTCTGAACTTAACCAAAGAGTTCAGCAGAACCCATCTGATAACGCTGATTCAATTAGCTCGCAGATCAATCCAAACAGCAATTTCTTGAATCCAAATAATGAATCAACTGGCGCATTCACAGGGGACCGATCAGGAATGAATGAAAGCACACAGAACGAAAGctttgataatgctgctgaaAGCAGAGAGACCAGACAAATTCGAGACACAAATAGTTTGGTAGAAAATGGTACCCTACCAATTTTACGGCTTGCTCACTTCTTTTTGCTGAATGACGATGATGAAGAGGAACGCCAGAGAGGTCTGACCAAAGAACAAATTGACAATCTTTTGACTCGGAATTATGGAAACATCAGTGCAGAGAATGAAGTTAGTAAAACTTGCAGTGTATGTATTAATGAGTATGCAATTGGGAACAAGCTTAGAAGACTTCCTTGTGCACATGAATTTCATATTCATTGTATTGACCGTTGGCTTTCTGAAAACTCCACCTGTCCTATTTGTCGACAGCCTATTTTGGGTTCCAGTAATTGA
- the rnf6 gene encoding E3 ubiquitin-protein ligase RNF6 isoform X5 produces MLVGIPSTMDPPNPANHRGNQQSPTQNMNRSEDERNRQLERLSREEAYYQFINDLSEEDYRLMRDSNLLGTPGEITAEELQQRLDGAKEQLTTQNGLGNNERERIRTQGSETPGESSNSDSLLEWLNTFRRTGNATRSGQSGNQTWRAVSRTNPNSGEFRFSLEININHEHESGIGQPLDTSALENNRNQNTENAQSQSLLNPIASRTRSRTRAQLQLANEQTNSESNFGGTLRIEEVETVEVTPPLARRNIRSETIGRTTDRQRPRRQGVNRQAGLSVAIERQIGRRRARQHSVRTIPEDWSEPVELQRDNIQTGERNRNVHRQMEQRRSSRNFHNQRSRSPLRRESVTVNSLDRPLSHQEDNLHPRQSTRRQRTMDQSTMTTEELQTVSSNPSAQSTTGGMHRQEALDEGDLNNSSGSSAAVRRHPTIMLDLQVRRIRPGENRDRDSIANRTRSRVRMAENTVTFESDSGGFRRTISRSELAGIRTYVSTIRIPLRRISETGLGEPSSIALRSILRQIMTGFGELSSLMENDSDSELNQRVQQNPSDNADSISSQINPNSNFLNPNNESTGAFTGDRSGMNESTQNESFDNAAESRETRQIRDTNSLVENGTLPILRLAHFFLLNDDDEEERQRGLTKEQIDNLLTRNYGNISAENEVSKTCSVCINEYAIGNKLRRLPCAHEFHIHCIDRWLSENSTCPICRQPILGSSN; encoded by the exons CTAGTTGGAATTCCCAGCACCATGGACCCCCCTAATCCTGCCAATCACCGAGGAAATCAACAGTCTCCCACACAAAATATGAACCGTAGCGAAGATGAGCGCAACCGGCAATTGGAAAGGCTGAGCCGGGAGGAAGCATACTATCAGTTTATCAATGACCTGAGTGAGGAGGACTATCGACTTATGAGAGACAGCAACCTTTTGGGCACTCCAG GTGAAATTACAGCAGAAGAACTACAACAGCGTTTGGATGGTGCTAAGGAACAATTAACAACACAAAACGGTCTGGGCAACAATGAACGTGAACGCATTCGGACCCAAG GCTCTGAAACACCAGGAGAAAGTTCAAATAGCGATTCCCTTCTTGAGTGGCTTAACACATTTCGGCGGACAGGAAATGCCACCCGCAGTGGACAAAGTGGGAACCAGACATGGAGAGCAGTTAGTCGGACAAATCCCAACAGTGGCGAGTTTCGCTTCAGCCTAGAAATCAACATTAATCATGAGCATGAATCTGGCATTGGTCAGCCTTTGGACACATCTGCACTAGAAAATAACAGGAACCAAAATACAGAAAATGCCCAATCACAAAGTTTGTTGAATCCCATTGCTAGTCGCACAAGAAGTCGAACTCGAGCCCAACTCCAACTGGCTAATGAACAGACAAACTCTGAAAGTAATTTTGGAGGCACGTTGAGGATTGAGGAAGTTGAAACCGTGGAAGTTACTCCACCTTTAGCCCGAAGAAATATCAGAAGTGAAACTATTGGAAGAACCACAGATAGGCAGAGGCCCAGGCGGCAAGGTGTAAATCGACAAGCGGGTTTAAGTGTGGCTATTGAACGACAAATTGGTAGACGAAGAGCAAGGCAACATAGTGTTAGAACAATACCTGAAGATTGGAGTGAACCTGTAGAGTTGCAAAGGGACAACATTCAAACCGGAGAGAGAAACCGTAATGTGCACAGGCAAATGGAACAACGCAGATCTTCTCGAAATTTTCACAACCAACGAAGTCGATCGCCTTTGCGAAGAGAAAGTGTTACTGTAAATTCTTTGGACAGACCTCTATCCCACCAGGAAGATAATTTACATCCAAGACAGAGCACTAGAAGGCAACGGACAATGGACCAATCTACCATGACTACTGAGGAACTGCAAACTGTTAGTAGCAATCCTTCTGCACAGTCAACAACTGGTGGAATGCATAGACAAGAAGCTTTGGATGAAGGAGATTTAAATAATTCCAGTGGATCCTCTGCCGCTGTTCGAAGGCATCCAACTATTATGTTAGATCTTCAGGTTAGAAGGATACGTCCTGGAGAAAACAGAGATCGTGATAGTATTGCTAATAGAACTCGATCCCGTGTCCGAATGGCAGAAAATACAGTGACGTTTGAAAGTGACAGTGGTGGTTTCCGCCGTACTATCTCACGATCTGAGCTTGCAGGTATTAGGACTTATGTTAGTACTATTCGTATACCTCTACGTAGGATATCTGAAACTGGACTTGGTGAACCATCATCCATAGCCTTGAGGTCAATACTTCGTCAGATTATGACAGGATTTGGTGAACTGAGCTCTCTAATGGAGAATGATTCTGATTCTGAACTTAACCAAAGAGTTCAGCAGAACCCATCTGATAACGCTGATTCAATTAGCTCGCAGATCAATCCAAACAGCAATTTCTTGAATCCAAATAATGAATCAACTGGCGCATTCACAGGGGACCGATCAGGAATGAATGAAAGCACACAGAACGAAAGctttgataatgctgctgaaAGCAGAGAGACCAGACAAATTCGAGACACAAATAGTTTGGTAGAAAATGGTACCCTACCAATTTTACGGCTTGCTCACTTCTTTTTGCTGAATGACGATGATGAAGAGGAACGCCAGAGAGGTCTGACCAAAGAACAAATTGACAATCTTTTGACTCGGAATTATGGAAACATCAGTGCAGAGAATGAAGTTAGTAAAACTTGCAGTGTATGTATTAATGAGTATGCAATTGGGAACAAGCTTAGAAGACTTCCTTGTGCACATGAATTTCATATTCATTGTATTGACCGTTGGCTTTCTGAAAACTCCACCTGTCCTATTTGTCGACAGCCTATTTTGGGTTCCAGTAATTGA
- the rnf6 gene encoding E3 ubiquitin-protein ligase RNF6 isoform X4: protein MEDTSNTDVEVSLQLVGIPSTMDPPNPANHRGNQQSPTQNMNRSEDERNRQLERLSREEAYYQFINDLSEEDYRLMRDSNLLGTPGEITAEELQQRLDGAKEQLTTQNGLGNNERERIRTQGSETPGESSNSDSLLEWLNTFRRTGNATRSGQSGNQTWRAVSRTNPNSGEFRFSLEININHEHESGIGQPLDTSALENNRNQNTENAQSQSLLNPIASRTRSRTRAQLQLANEQTNSESNFGGTLRIEEVETVEVTPPLARRNIRSETIGRTTDRQRPRRQGVNRQAGLSVAIERQIGRRRARQHSVRTIPEDWSEPVELQRDNIQTGERNRNVHRQMEQRRSSRNFHNQRSRSPLRRESVTVNSLDRPLSHQEDNLHPRQSTRRQRTMDQSTMTTEELQTVSSNPSAQSTTGGMHRQEALDEGDLNNSSGSSAAVRRHPTIMLDLQVRRIRPGENRDRDSIANRTRSRVRMAENTVTFESDSGGFRRTISRSELAGIRTYVSTIRIPLRRISETGLGEPSSIALRSILRQIMTGFGELSSLMENDSDSELNQRVQQNPSDNADSISSQINPNSNFLNPNNESTGAFTGDRSGMNESTQNESFDNAAESRETRQIRDTNSLVENGTLPILRLAHFFLLNDDDEEERQRGLTKEQIDNLLTRNYGNISAENEVSKTCSVCINEYAIGNKLRRLPCAHEFHIHCIDRWLSENSTCPICRQPILGSSN, encoded by the exons CTAGTTGGAATTCCCAGCACCATGGACCCCCCTAATCCTGCCAATCACCGAGGAAATCAACAGTCTCCCACACAAAATATGAACCGTAGCGAAGATGAGCGCAACCGGCAATTGGAAAGGCTGAGCCGGGAGGAAGCATACTATCAGTTTATCAATGACCTGAGTGAGGAGGACTATCGACTTATGAGAGACAGCAACCTTTTGGGCACTCCAG GTGAAATTACAGCAGAAGAACTACAACAGCGTTTGGATGGTGCTAAGGAACAATTAACAACACAAAACGGTCTGGGCAACAATGAACGTGAACGCATTCGGACCCAAG GCTCTGAAACACCAGGAGAAAGTTCAAATAGCGATTCCCTTCTTGAGTGGCTTAACACATTTCGGCGGACAGGAAATGCCACCCGCAGTGGACAAAGTGGGAACCAGACATGGAGAGCAGTTAGTCGGACAAATCCCAACAGTGGCGAGTTTCGCTTCAGCCTAGAAATCAACATTAATCATGAGCATGAATCTGGCATTGGTCAGCCTTTGGACACATCTGCACTAGAAAATAACAGGAACCAAAATACAGAAAATGCCCAATCACAAAGTTTGTTGAATCCCATTGCTAGTCGCACAAGAAGTCGAACTCGAGCCCAACTCCAACTGGCTAATGAACAGACAAACTCTGAAAGTAATTTTGGAGGCACGTTGAGGATTGAGGAAGTTGAAACCGTGGAAGTTACTCCACCTTTAGCCCGAAGAAATATCAGAAGTGAAACTATTGGAAGAACCACAGATAGGCAGAGGCCCAGGCGGCAAGGTGTAAATCGACAAGCGGGTTTAAGTGTGGCTATTGAACGACAAATTGGTAGACGAAGAGCAAGGCAACATAGTGTTAGAACAATACCTGAAGATTGGAGTGAACCTGTAGAGTTGCAAAGGGACAACATTCAAACCGGAGAGAGAAACCGTAATGTGCACAGGCAAATGGAACAACGCAGATCTTCTCGAAATTTTCACAACCAACGAAGTCGATCGCCTTTGCGAAGAGAAAGTGTTACTGTAAATTCTTTGGACAGACCTCTATCCCACCAGGAAGATAATTTACATCCAAGACAGAGCACTAGAAGGCAACGGACAATGGACCAATCTACCATGACTACTGAGGAACTGCAAACTGTTAGTAGCAATCCTTCTGCACAGTCAACAACTGGTGGAATGCATAGACAAGAAGCTTTGGATGAAGGAGATTTAAATAATTCCAGTGGATCCTCTGCCGCTGTTCGAAGGCATCCAACTATTATGTTAGATCTTCAGGTTAGAAGGATACGTCCTGGAGAAAACAGAGATCGTGATAGTATTGCTAATAGAACTCGATCCCGTGTCCGAATGGCAGAAAATACAGTGACGTTTGAAAGTGACAGTGGTGGTTTCCGCCGTACTATCTCACGATCTGAGCTTGCAGGTATTAGGACTTATGTTAGTACTATTCGTATACCTCTACGTAGGATATCTGAAACTGGACTTGGTGAACCATCATCCATAGCCTTGAGGTCAATACTTCGTCAGATTATGACAGGATTTGGTGAACTGAGCTCTCTAATGGAGAATGATTCTGATTCTGAACTTAACCAAAGAGTTCAGCAGAACCCATCTGATAACGCTGATTCAATTAGCTCGCAGATCAATCCAAACAGCAATTTCTTGAATCCAAATAATGAATCAACTGGCGCATTCACAGGGGACCGATCAGGAATGAATGAAAGCACACAGAACGAAAGctttgataatgctgctgaaAGCAGAGAGACCAGACAAATTCGAGACACAAATAGTTTGGTAGAAAATGGTACCCTACCAATTTTACGGCTTGCTCACTTCTTTTTGCTGAATGACGATGATGAAGAGGAACGCCAGAGAGGTCTGACCAAAGAACAAATTGACAATCTTTTGACTCGGAATTATGGAAACATCAGTGCAGAGAATGAAGTTAGTAAAACTTGCAGTGTATGTATTAATGAGTATGCAATTGGGAACAAGCTTAGAAGACTTCCTTGTGCACATGAATTTCATATTCATTGTATTGACCGTTGGCTTTCTGAAAACTCCACCTGTCCTATTTGTCGACAGCCTATTTTGGGTTCCAGTAATTGA
- the rnf6 gene encoding E3 ubiquitin-protein ligase RNF6 isoform X2 — protein MSFAGSDQLHPLSERQILVSTVDNFQIHLGPSKSNNLSQSMEDTSNTDVEVSLQLVGIPSTMDPPNPANHRGNQQSPTQNMNRSEDERNRQLERLSREEAYYQFINDLSEEDYRLMRDSNLLGTPGEITAEELQQRLDGAKEQLTTQNGLGNNERERIRTQGSETPGESSNSDSLLEWLNTFRRTGNATRSGQSGNQTWRAVSRTNPNSGEFRFSLEININHEHESGIGQPLDTSALENNRNQNTENAQSQSLLNPIASRTRSRTRAQLQLANEQTNSESNFGGTLRIEEVETVEVTPPLARRNIRSETIGRTTDRQRPRRQGVNRQAGLSVAIERQIGRRRARQHSVRTIPEDWSEPVELQRDNIQTGERNRNVHRQMEQRRSSRNFHNQRSRSPLRRESVTVNSLDRPLSHQEDNLHPRQSTRRQRTMDQSTMTTEELQTVSSNPSAQSTTGGMHRQEALDEGDLNNSSGSSAAVRRHPTIMLDLQVRRIRPGENRDRDSIANRTRSRVRMAENTVTFESDSGGFRRTISRSELAGIRTYVSTIRIPLRRISETGLGEPSSIALRSILRQIMTGFGELSSLMENDSDSELNQRVQQNPSDNADSISSQINPNSNFLNPNNESTGAFTGDRSGMNESTQNESFDNAAESRETRQIRDTNSLVENGTLPILRLAHFFLLNDDDEEERQRGLTKEQIDNLLTRNYGNISAENEVSKTCSVCINEYAIGNKLRRLPCAHEFHIHCIDRWLSENSTCPICRQPILGSSN, from the exons CTAGTTGGAATTCCCAGCACCATGGACCCCCCTAATCCTGCCAATCACCGAGGAAATCAACAGTCTCCCACACAAAATATGAACCGTAGCGAAGATGAGCGCAACCGGCAATTGGAAAGGCTGAGCCGGGAGGAAGCATACTATCAGTTTATCAATGACCTGAGTGAGGAGGACTATCGACTTATGAGAGACAGCAACCTTTTGGGCACTCCAG GTGAAATTACAGCAGAAGAACTACAACAGCGTTTGGATGGTGCTAAGGAACAATTAACAACACAAAACGGTCTGGGCAACAATGAACGTGAACGCATTCGGACCCAAG GCTCTGAAACACCAGGAGAAAGTTCAAATAGCGATTCCCTTCTTGAGTGGCTTAACACATTTCGGCGGACAGGAAATGCCACCCGCAGTGGACAAAGTGGGAACCAGACATGGAGAGCAGTTAGTCGGACAAATCCCAACAGTGGCGAGTTTCGCTTCAGCCTAGAAATCAACATTAATCATGAGCATGAATCTGGCATTGGTCAGCCTTTGGACACATCTGCACTAGAAAATAACAGGAACCAAAATACAGAAAATGCCCAATCACAAAGTTTGTTGAATCCCATTGCTAGTCGCACAAGAAGTCGAACTCGAGCCCAACTCCAACTGGCTAATGAACAGACAAACTCTGAAAGTAATTTTGGAGGCACGTTGAGGATTGAGGAAGTTGAAACCGTGGAAGTTACTCCACCTTTAGCCCGAAGAAATATCAGAAGTGAAACTATTGGAAGAACCACAGATAGGCAGAGGCCCAGGCGGCAAGGTGTAAATCGACAAGCGGGTTTAAGTGTGGCTATTGAACGACAAATTGGTAGACGAAGAGCAAGGCAACATAGTGTTAGAACAATACCTGAAGATTGGAGTGAACCTGTAGAGTTGCAAAGGGACAACATTCAAACCGGAGAGAGAAACCGTAATGTGCACAGGCAAATGGAACAACGCAGATCTTCTCGAAATTTTCACAACCAACGAAGTCGATCGCCTTTGCGAAGAGAAAGTGTTACTGTAAATTCTTTGGACAGACCTCTATCCCACCAGGAAGATAATTTACATCCAAGACAGAGCACTAGAAGGCAACGGACAATGGACCAATCTACCATGACTACTGAGGAACTGCAAACTGTTAGTAGCAATCCTTCTGCACAGTCAACAACTGGTGGAATGCATAGACAAGAAGCTTTGGATGAAGGAGATTTAAATAATTCCAGTGGATCCTCTGCCGCTGTTCGAAGGCATCCAACTATTATGTTAGATCTTCAGGTTAGAAGGATACGTCCTGGAGAAAACAGAGATCGTGATAGTATTGCTAATAGAACTCGATCCCGTGTCCGAATGGCAGAAAATACAGTGACGTTTGAAAGTGACAGTGGTGGTTTCCGCCGTACTATCTCACGATCTGAGCTTGCAGGTATTAGGACTTATGTTAGTACTATTCGTATACCTCTACGTAGGATATCTGAAACTGGACTTGGTGAACCATCATCCATAGCCTTGAGGTCAATACTTCGTCAGATTATGACAGGATTTGGTGAACTGAGCTCTCTAATGGAGAATGATTCTGATTCTGAACTTAACCAAAGAGTTCAGCAGAACCCATCTGATAACGCTGATTCAATTAGCTCGCAGATCAATCCAAACAGCAATTTCTTGAATCCAAATAATGAATCAACTGGCGCATTCACAGGGGACCGATCAGGAATGAATGAAAGCACACAGAACGAAAGctttgataatgctgctgaaAGCAGAGAGACCAGACAAATTCGAGACACAAATAGTTTGGTAGAAAATGGTACCCTACCAATTTTACGGCTTGCTCACTTCTTTTTGCTGAATGACGATGATGAAGAGGAACGCCAGAGAGGTCTGACCAAAGAACAAATTGACAATCTTTTGACTCGGAATTATGGAAACATCAGTGCAGAGAATGAAGTTAGTAAAACTTGCAGTGTATGTATTAATGAGTATGCAATTGGGAACAAGCTTAGAAGACTTCCTTGTGCACATGAATTTCATATTCATTGTATTGACCGTTGGCTTTCTGAAAACTCCACCTGTCCTATTTGTCGACAGCCTATTTTGGGTTCCAGTAATTGA
- the rnf6 gene encoding E3 ubiquitin-protein ligase RNF6 isoform X3, translating to MEDTSNTDVEVSLQVIIYNIKGSNRQSACLLVGIPSTMDPPNPANHRGNQQSPTQNMNRSEDERNRQLERLSREEAYYQFINDLSEEDYRLMRDSNLLGTPGEITAEELQQRLDGAKEQLTTQNGLGNNERERIRTQGSETPGESSNSDSLLEWLNTFRRTGNATRSGQSGNQTWRAVSRTNPNSGEFRFSLEININHEHESGIGQPLDTSALENNRNQNTENAQSQSLLNPIASRTRSRTRAQLQLANEQTNSESNFGGTLRIEEVETVEVTPPLARRNIRSETIGRTTDRQRPRRQGVNRQAGLSVAIERQIGRRRARQHSVRTIPEDWSEPVELQRDNIQTGERNRNVHRQMEQRRSSRNFHNQRSRSPLRRESVTVNSLDRPLSHQEDNLHPRQSTRRQRTMDQSTMTTEELQTVSSNPSAQSTTGGMHRQEALDEGDLNNSSGSSAAVRRHPTIMLDLQVRRIRPGENRDRDSIANRTRSRVRMAENTVTFESDSGGFRRTISRSELAGIRTYVSTIRIPLRRISETGLGEPSSIALRSILRQIMTGFGELSSLMENDSDSELNQRVQQNPSDNADSISSQINPNSNFLNPNNESTGAFTGDRSGMNESTQNESFDNAAESRETRQIRDTNSLVENGTLPILRLAHFFLLNDDDEEERQRGLTKEQIDNLLTRNYGNISAENEVSKTCSVCINEYAIGNKLRRLPCAHEFHIHCIDRWLSENSTCPICRQPILGSSN from the exons CTAGTTGGAATTCCCAGCACCATGGACCCCCCTAATCCTGCCAATCACCGAGGAAATCAACAGTCTCCCACACAAAATATGAACCGTAGCGAAGATGAGCGCAACCGGCAATTGGAAAGGCTGAGCCGGGAGGAAGCATACTATCAGTTTATCAATGACCTGAGTGAGGAGGACTATCGACTTATGAGAGACAGCAACCTTTTGGGCACTCCAG GTGAAATTACAGCAGAAGAACTACAACAGCGTTTGGATGGTGCTAAGGAACAATTAACAACACAAAACGGTCTGGGCAACAATGAACGTGAACGCATTCGGACCCAAG GCTCTGAAACACCAGGAGAAAGTTCAAATAGCGATTCCCTTCTTGAGTGGCTTAACACATTTCGGCGGACAGGAAATGCCACCCGCAGTGGACAAAGTGGGAACCAGACATGGAGAGCAGTTAGTCGGACAAATCCCAACAGTGGCGAGTTTCGCTTCAGCCTAGAAATCAACATTAATCATGAGCATGAATCTGGCATTGGTCAGCCTTTGGACACATCTGCACTAGAAAATAACAGGAACCAAAATACAGAAAATGCCCAATCACAAAGTTTGTTGAATCCCATTGCTAGTCGCACAAGAAGTCGAACTCGAGCCCAACTCCAACTGGCTAATGAACAGACAAACTCTGAAAGTAATTTTGGAGGCACGTTGAGGATTGAGGAAGTTGAAACCGTGGAAGTTACTCCACCTTTAGCCCGAAGAAATATCAGAAGTGAAACTATTGGAAGAACCACAGATAGGCAGAGGCCCAGGCGGCAAGGTGTAAATCGACAAGCGGGTTTAAGTGTGGCTATTGAACGACAAATTGGTAGACGAAGAGCAAGGCAACATAGTGTTAGAACAATACCTGAAGATTGGAGTGAACCTGTAGAGTTGCAAAGGGACAACATTCAAACCGGAGAGAGAAACCGTAATGTGCACAGGCAAATGGAACAACGCAGATCTTCTCGAAATTTTCACAACCAACGAAGTCGATCGCCTTTGCGAAGAGAAAGTGTTACTGTAAATTCTTTGGACAGACCTCTATCCCACCAGGAAGATAATTTACATCCAAGACAGAGCACTAGAAGGCAACGGACAATGGACCAATCTACCATGACTACTGAGGAACTGCAAACTGTTAGTAGCAATCCTTCTGCACAGTCAACAACTGGTGGAATGCATAGACAAGAAGCTTTGGATGAAGGAGATTTAAATAATTCCAGTGGATCCTCTGCCGCTGTTCGAAGGCATCCAACTATTATGTTAGATCTTCAGGTTAGAAGGATACGTCCTGGAGAAAACAGAGATCGTGATAGTATTGCTAATAGAACTCGATCCCGTGTCCGAATGGCAGAAAATACAGTGACGTTTGAAAGTGACAGTGGTGGTTTCCGCCGTACTATCTCACGATCTGAGCTTGCAGGTATTAGGACTTATGTTAGTACTATTCGTATACCTCTACGTAGGATATCTGAAACTGGACTTGGTGAACCATCATCCATAGCCTTGAGGTCAATACTTCGTCAGATTATGACAGGATTTGGTGAACTGAGCTCTCTAATGGAGAATGATTCTGATTCTGAACTTAACCAAAGAGTTCAGCAGAACCCATCTGATAACGCTGATTCAATTAGCTCGCAGATCAATCCAAACAGCAATTTCTTGAATCCAAATAATGAATCAACTGGCGCATTCACAGGGGACCGATCAGGAATGAATGAAAGCACACAGAACGAAAGctttgataatgctgctgaaAGCAGAGAGACCAGACAAATTCGAGACACAAATAGTTTGGTAGAAAATGGTACCCTACCAATTTTACGGCTTGCTCACTTCTTTTTGCTGAATGACGATGATGAAGAGGAACGCCAGAGAGGTCTGACCAAAGAACAAATTGACAATCTTTTGACTCGGAATTATGGAAACATCAGTGCAGAGAATGAAGTTAGTAAAACTTGCAGTGTATGTATTAATGAGTATGCAATTGGGAACAAGCTTAGAAGACTTCCTTGTGCACATGAATTTCATATTCATTGTATTGACCGTTGGCTTTCTGAAAACTCCACCTGTCCTATTTGTCGACAGCCTATTTTGGGTTCCAGTAATTGA